In Pseudoalteromonas xiamenensis, the following are encoded in one genomic region:
- the pmbA gene encoding metalloprotease PmbA, giving the protein MNQTRNAPIYQRIEEVKQAVSEALDYATSLGATAAEAAMSSTSGLSVSTRLGEVDTIEFNQDGGLGISVYVGNHKGSASTADLSPSALKSVVKKAVEIAKYTSDDPCNGLADKALMAFDYPDLDLFHPEDISPEQGIALCQQAEKAALDFDSRIVNSDGASFSSHQGLRVYGNTHGFLAGFPRTRHSLSTMVIGKEGDMMQRDSAYTISRVFSELKQAADVGVEAAESTLAKLNSRQVATQKVPVIFRADIANSLFGHLVNAIGGGALYRKSSFLLDSLGTQVFSSCVSVSERPHMLRALASSPFDSEGVRTSDREVLVAGELQTYLLASYAAKKLGMQATGHAGGTHNWLVHPTEGGLDSLLKSMGKGLLVTELMGHGANTVTGDYSRGAAGFWVENGEIQFPVSEITIAGNLKEMFKNIVAIGNDIEKRGSVQTGSILISEMQIAGQ; this is encoded by the coding sequence ATGAACCAAACACGAAACGCGCCTATTTATCAACGTATTGAAGAAGTTAAACAAGCTGTATCCGAAGCGTTGGACTATGCAACCTCATTGGGCGCAACTGCGGCAGAAGCCGCAATGTCGAGCACCTCAGGTTTGTCTGTGAGCACTCGTTTGGGCGAAGTGGATACCATCGAATTTAATCAAGATGGTGGGTTAGGCATATCCGTTTACGTAGGCAACCATAAAGGTTCAGCTTCTACTGCCGATTTAAGTCCTTCTGCGCTTAAATCGGTGGTAAAAAAGGCTGTTGAAATAGCGAAATATACGTCTGATGATCCTTGTAACGGTCTGGCGGATAAAGCGCTGATGGCGTTTGACTATCCTGATTTAGATTTGTTTCATCCAGAAGATATATCGCCTGAGCAAGGTATCGCGCTATGTCAGCAAGCTGAAAAAGCAGCGCTTGATTTCGATTCACGTATTGTGAACTCTGACGGGGCGAGTTTTTCAAGTCATCAAGGGCTTCGCGTCTATGGAAATACGCACGGCTTTCTGGCCGGTTTTCCTCGTACACGGCATTCTTTAAGTACGATGGTGATAGGCAAAGAAGGTGACATGATGCAGCGTGATTCTGCATACACAATTTCTCGCGTGTTTTCTGAACTAAAGCAAGCGGCTGATGTTGGTGTGGAGGCGGCAGAGTCAACGCTTGCGAAGCTTAACAGTCGTCAAGTTGCGACCCAGAAAGTCCCTGTGATTTTCCGTGCAGACATCGCCAATAGCTTGTTTGGACATTTAGTGAATGCCATAGGCGGTGGCGCGCTTTACCGTAAATCGAGCTTCTTACTTGATAGTTTAGGTACTCAAGTTTTTAGCTCATGCGTTTCTGTTTCTGAACGTCCACATATGCTTAGAGCATTAGCCTCAAGCCCGTTTGATAGCGAAGGCGTCAGAACCTCAGACAGAGAAGTATTAGTGGCTGGAGAGCTACAAACCTACCTGCTTGCTAGTTACGCGGCGAAAAAGCTCGGGATGCAGGCGACTGGGCATGCAGGTGGTACTCACAACTGGTTAGTTCATCCAACGGAAGGCGGGCTAGACAGCTTGTTGAAATCAATGGGTAAGGGATTATTAGTGACAGAATTAATGGGCCACGGTGCAAATACGGTAACTGGCGATTATTCTCGGGGTGCTGCGGGTTTTTGGGTAGAAAATGGCGAAATCCAATTCCCTGTGAGTGAAATTACCATTGCGGGTAATCTTAAAGAAATGTTCAAAAACATTGTCGCGATTGGTAATGACATTGAGAAACGCGGCTCAGTACAGACTGGTTCGATTTTAATTTCAGAAATGCAAATCGCAGGTCAGTAA
- the yjgA gene encoding ribosome biogenesis factor YjgA, with amino-acid sequence MARKRPDPFEVEEEIIYVSKSELKRDAQELFQLGVDIVGLSKKQREKLPLSPALVEAMALADKLQGKHEALRRHMSYISKTLRETDNVPDIQAMIDLLLNKNNQADVLMNKIERIRNELISTGDEKANELLDKYPSLERQKLRQLIRQAKKEAAAEKPAKGYKELFQYIKEVIMP; translated from the coding sequence ATGGCGAGAAAACGTCCCGATCCGTTTGAAGTCGAAGAAGAGATCATCTACGTTTCAAAAAGCGAATTAAAGCGCGATGCACAAGAACTGTTTCAACTGGGTGTTGATATTGTTGGTTTAAGTAAGAAGCAACGAGAGAAGTTACCTTTGTCTCCAGCGCTTGTTGAAGCAATGGCTTTAGCCGACAAACTTCAAGGTAAACATGAAGCTTTACGCCGCCATATGAGTTACATATCAAAAACATTACGTGAAACCGATAATGTTCCTGATATCCAAGCGATGATTGATTTACTTTTAAATAAGAACAATCAAGCAGACGTGTTGATGAACAAAATTGAGCGTATTCGCAACGAATTAATTTCAACTGGCGACGAAAAAGCGAATGAATTGTTAGATAAATATCCCTCGCTCGAACGCCAAAAATTGCGTCAGTTAATTCGCCAAGCGAAAAAAGAAGCGGCAGCGGAAAAACCAGCAAAAGGCTACAAAGAACTGTTTCAGTACATCAAAGAAGTCATTATGCCGTAG
- the tldD gene encoding metalloprotease TldD — protein MNQVEQHLLADSQLTREQLAQTLSYIHQHSVDYADLYFQSSYNETWVLEDGLIKEGTYNIERGVGVRAVSGEKTGFSYSDAINMEALNKAAEAARSIAQAGEEKRIQVFSQVTAPEQFAPRQPITSMTDDEKVLLLREVEQAIRELAPDAEQVVSSMSAVYEEVLIAASDGTFATDIRPLVRLNCSVLLNRNGRRERGSAGGGARLDYGYFRELQDGKPRWFGYVKEAVRQAEVNLEAIDAPAGTMPVVLGSGWPGVLLHEAVGHGLEGDFNRKGASAFSGRIGEKVASSLCTVVDDGTLVDRRGSLNVDDEGTPAGYNVLIENGILKGYMQDKLNARLMGVNPTGNARRESYAHLPMPRMTNTYMLPGQHSQEEIISTVKKGIFASNFGGGQVDITSGKFVFSASEAYLIEDGKVTRPIKGATLIGNGPDVMQKISMVGNDLQLDKGVGVCGKDGQSVPVGVGQPSLKIDEITVGGTA, from the coding sequence ATGAATCAAGTAGAACAGCATTTATTAGCGGACAGTCAGCTCACTCGCGAGCAACTTGCACAAACATTGTCATACATTCATCAACATAGTGTTGATTATGCGGACCTCTATTTTCAATCGAGCTACAACGAAACTTGGGTGCTCGAAGATGGTTTAATTAAAGAAGGCACGTACAACATTGAGCGCGGAGTCGGAGTTCGAGCGGTCAGTGGAGAAAAAACTGGTTTCTCGTACTCAGATGCAATCAACATGGAAGCGCTTAATAAAGCGGCTGAAGCAGCAAGAAGTATTGCCCAAGCTGGCGAAGAGAAACGTATTCAGGTATTTAGCCAAGTTACAGCTCCTGAGCAATTTGCACCAAGACAGCCGATCACAAGCATGACAGACGATGAAAAAGTGCTGTTGCTACGAGAAGTCGAACAGGCAATTCGAGAATTAGCACCAGACGCAGAGCAAGTCGTCAGTTCGATGTCAGCGGTTTATGAAGAAGTACTGATAGCGGCGAGCGATGGTACATTTGCGACAGATATTCGTCCTTTAGTGCGGTTAAATTGTTCTGTGCTACTCAACCGCAATGGTCGCAGAGAACGAGGTAGTGCAGGTGGCGGAGCGCGATTAGATTATGGCTATTTCCGCGAGCTACAAGATGGAAAGCCTCGCTGGTTTGGCTATGTTAAAGAGGCGGTACGTCAAGCTGAAGTGAATTTAGAAGCCATAGACGCGCCAGCGGGTACGATGCCAGTGGTTTTAGGTTCAGGGTGGCCTGGCGTGCTACTTCATGAAGCGGTTGGACATGGTTTAGAAGGGGACTTTAACCGCAAAGGTGCTTCAGCGTTTAGTGGGCGAATCGGCGAGAAAGTCGCATCTTCACTTTGCACCGTGGTGGATGATGGCACTCTTGTCGATCGCCGAGGATCACTCAATGTCGATGATGAGGGAACGCCTGCTGGTTACAACGTACTCATTGAAAATGGCATCCTGAAAGGGTACATGCAAGACAAGCTCAATGCTCGACTCATGGGGGTTAACCCGACGGGCAATGCTCGTAGAGAATCCTATGCGCACCTGCCTATGCCACGTATGACGAACACTTACATGTTGCCAGGTCAACACAGCCAAGAAGAAATCATTTCTACAGTGAAAAAAGGGATTTTTGCGAGCAATTTTGGTGGTGGTCAGGTTGATATTACATCGGGTAAATTTGTTTTCTCTGCATCAGAGGCCTACTTAATTGAAGATGGCAAAGTAACTCGTCCAATCAAAGGAGCAACGCTGATTGGCAATGGTCCGGATGTTATGCAGAAAATTTCGATGGTAGGGAATGATTTGCAATTAGACAAAGGCGTTGGAGTTTGCGGCAAAGATGGCCAAAGTGTTCCCGTTGGCGTTGGGCAGCCAAGTTTGAAAATTGATGAAATCACGGTCGGTGGAACCGCTTAA
- a CDS encoding YhdP family protein: protein MKFRTISFYLLRKVWQLFAVTLVLLAVVVSALKYSLPYANDYKQDIETLLFDEFGVDIAIGSISASWQGNGPALVLEGLSFADNQTSPIALDIENTSLHINLVESVKTWQLKSNYFVLSGLSANIDASRFNSGNGEFEQQSLLESLFLGETGHFEVKDSQLQIKLPDGKKRTLLVDSLLWQNQPEQHRGYGKIAIPGISEGEFTANLALHGRTFGDVAGDIYFSAQGVDAATWLGPWLDKNKQQVSTDLNATAWLSVNSGRFSTALMQWQPSYIHWQQDNIAQELSLDAGEAQVFFDQNQGWDVAASAWHFSHGGRDYPAIEWQASQKQGKLDIWLKSLSLSLVSELLDFSNQESIKNTLAFQPQGMVSAAKIEWQDKTNWQAYGSVEELGWQNRDGVPGAQALSAEIFAVPERIRLAVNGENNHLLTGNVFSKAMAYEQLHAVIEARQSSEGWSLQSDDIWFANNELNLAAEWRMDLFGEQLFSLYAELTGGDGKNASQYFPIPVMDANLIAYLKGAIKSGQHQRSQILLNGNLSDFPFSDNSGQFEVKSELNQVEFAFAPDWPAITNAQVELDFTDEKMTILAKDGQLLNQTIHQPVTVYINDLMHADHLYVDIKTTTESSTLPRFFSQTPLAKHLDPVFEVIKPQGNVSGDVLLTVDLRSSHVNAVGNVDFLSNTLEITQPGMSLTNVSGRLDFSDENLSISELSGLWRTMPIVVSLDAQTKQQDYVVAIQSGLSANHEELDQVTSGLTQKFVTGETEIKTDITLNFSPTGFHYTAKATSDLKGMAISLPEPYTKRSDQTQALSVSIQGDDISNLITAQLNNQLYFNGILDNATGKISNANIVVGNKNQGLSDEGLVVSVNQPSLQLEPWFPFLKRLIDVSSKPSEQGILPSLTRVNGDFNQLDIGPLPFSEAQFVLKPDPDGYGATITAKELRAKATLPPSGSSRPIGVLIDYLRLLPKENTTEQQDTVENLEWLTHIPAVEAQCLDCKIKGYQLDKVSLSLFGDGKNLMIPELVVDKKEHVLRGEAKWSQGVSEFKGKLESKDVGSLFDEFDITTTVKDSTADVNFALNWQGAPYHVDLNSLGGEVKWRLGEGHLTEVSDGGARVFSLLSLDSLVRKLKLDFRDVFSKGFFYNQITGSMQIKSGIAYTQDTKMDGVPADLTIKGYANLATREIEYDLSVAPQVTSSLPVIVAWMVNPVSGLAALALDKVVHSARVISEIKFKVSGTMDEPHVTEIDRKSREVELPQAAQSQPPEEQNDPAIEQQQDAMDMSEQTQGISL, encoded by the coding sequence ATGAAGTTTAGAACCATATCGTTTTATTTACTGCGCAAAGTGTGGCAGCTATTCGCTGTTACGCTTGTGCTGCTTGCGGTGGTTGTTTCTGCTCTCAAATACTCTTTGCCGTACGCTAATGACTATAAGCAAGACATCGAAACGTTGTTGTTTGATGAGTTCGGGGTCGATATTGCTATTGGTTCTATTTCTGCAAGTTGGCAGGGCAATGGCCCTGCATTGGTCTTGGAGGGTTTGTCCTTTGCTGATAACCAGACTTCGCCAATTGCACTTGATATTGAAAACACCAGTTTACATATTAACCTTGTCGAGTCGGTTAAGACTTGGCAACTTAAATCCAATTACTTTGTTTTATCCGGCCTTTCGGCCAACATAGATGCGAGCCGATTCAATTCTGGCAATGGGGAATTTGAACAACAATCCCTTCTTGAAAGCCTTTTCTTGGGTGAGACAGGCCATTTTGAAGTCAAAGACAGCCAGCTCCAAATCAAACTACCAGATGGGAAAAAACGGACGTTATTGGTCGATAGTTTGCTTTGGCAAAACCAGCCTGAACAACATCGAGGCTATGGTAAAATTGCAATTCCGGGAATTTCGGAAGGTGAGTTTACAGCTAACTTAGCACTACATGGCCGCACCTTTGGTGACGTGGCTGGTGATATCTACTTTTCAGCACAAGGTGTTGATGCGGCAACGTGGTTAGGGCCTTGGCTAGATAAAAATAAGCAGCAGGTTAGTACCGACCTTAACGCGACGGCTTGGTTATCGGTGAATTCGGGTCGTTTTTCCACCGCTTTGATGCAATGGCAGCCGAGTTATATTCACTGGCAGCAAGATAATATTGCTCAGGAATTGAGTTTAGATGCGGGTGAAGCGCAAGTTTTCTTTGACCAGAATCAAGGGTGGGATGTCGCAGCATCGGCTTGGCATTTTAGTCATGGAGGCCGCGATTATCCTGCGATTGAATGGCAAGCAAGTCAAAAGCAAGGGAAATTAGACATTTGGCTTAAGTCACTCAGCCTATCACTAGTCAGTGAGTTATTAGACTTCTCAAATCAAGAATCAATCAAAAATACCTTAGCCTTTCAACCGCAAGGAATGGTTTCTGCCGCGAAAATTGAGTGGCAGGACAAAACAAATTGGCAAGCTTATGGTTCGGTTGAGGAATTAGGTTGGCAAAATAGGGATGGTGTGCCTGGCGCGCAAGCGTTATCCGCTGAGATTTTTGCTGTGCCTGAGCGTATTCGACTGGCGGTAAACGGTGAGAACAACCATCTATTGACTGGTAATGTGTTTAGTAAAGCGATGGCTTACGAGCAATTACATGCCGTTATTGAAGCAAGGCAAAGTAGCGAAGGGTGGTCATTGCAAAGTGATGATATTTGGTTTGCAAATAATGAACTGAATTTGGCGGCTGAATGGCGAATGGACCTATTTGGCGAGCAGTTATTTTCACTCTATGCCGAACTGACTGGGGGCGATGGAAAAAATGCCTCTCAGTATTTTCCCATTCCTGTCATGGATGCAAATCTTATCGCTTACTTAAAAGGTGCTATCAAGTCAGGTCAACATCAGCGCTCTCAGATATTACTCAATGGCAATTTAAGTGATTTTCCTTTCTCGGATAATAGTGGGCAGTTTGAAGTTAAATCTGAACTCAATCAGGTTGAATTTGCGTTTGCGCCAGATTGGCCTGCGATTACGAACGCTCAGGTTGAGCTAGATTTTACCGATGAGAAGATGACGATTTTGGCGAAAGATGGGCAATTACTCAATCAAACGATTCATCAACCAGTCACTGTATACATCAATGATTTAATGCATGCCGATCACTTGTATGTAGACATAAAAACCACCACAGAGTCATCAACGCTGCCTCGTTTTTTTTCGCAAACGCCATTAGCAAAACATTTAGATCCCGTATTTGAAGTGATTAAGCCACAAGGTAACGTAAGTGGCGATGTATTGCTAACTGTCGACTTGCGCTCTAGTCATGTGAATGCGGTGGGTAATGTGGATTTTCTCAGTAATACCTTAGAGATAACTCAGCCGGGCATGTCTTTAACCAATGTTTCTGGACGCCTCGACTTTAGTGACGAAAACTTATCAATTTCTGAATTGAGTGGGTTGTGGCGAACGATGCCCATTGTAGTTTCATTAGATGCTCAAACCAAGCAACAAGACTACGTGGTTGCAATTCAAAGTGGGTTGTCAGCTAACCACGAAGAGCTGGACCAAGTAACGAGTGGACTTACCCAAAAGTTTGTTACCGGTGAGACAGAGATCAAGACTGACATAACACTGAACTTTTCACCGACAGGGTTTCATTACACCGCGAAAGCAACGTCAGACCTAAAAGGAATGGCCATTTCATTACCTGAGCCTTACACCAAACGTAGCGATCAAACACAGGCACTTTCTGTGTCGATACAAGGCGACGACATCTCAAATTTAATTACGGCTCAATTGAATAATCAACTGTATTTCAATGGCATTTTAGACAATGCGACAGGCAAAATCAGTAATGCCAATATTGTGGTGGGTAACAAGAATCAAGGGTTGTCAGATGAAGGTCTAGTTGTTTCGGTGAATCAGCCATCATTACAGTTAGAACCATGGTTCCCATTTTTAAAACGATTGATTGACGTTAGTTCAAAACCAAGTGAGCAGGGAATTCTACCGTCACTTACTCGAGTTAATGGCGATTTTAATCAGTTGGATATTGGGCCGCTGCCCTTTAGTGAAGCGCAGTTTGTTCTCAAGCCCGACCCAGATGGTTATGGCGCAACAATAACGGCAAAAGAGTTGCGCGCAAAAGCCACATTGCCGCCGAGTGGCTCTTCAAGACCAATCGGCGTGTTGATTGATTATTTACGTTTACTACCAAAAGAAAATACGACAGAACAACAAGATACGGTTGAGAATTTAGAGTGGTTGACGCACATTCCCGCCGTAGAAGCACAATGTCTAGATTGTAAAATAAAAGGGTATCAACTCGATAAAGTCAGCCTATCGTTATTTGGCGATGGAAAAAATTTGATGATCCCTGAATTGGTTGTTGATAAGAAAGAACATGTTTTGCGTGGTGAAGCAAAGTGGAGCCAAGGCGTATCTGAGTTTAAAGGGAAACTTGAGAGTAAGGATGTGGGGTCATTGTTCGATGAGTTTGATATTACCACTACGGTAAAAGACTCTACGGCGGACGTTAACTTTGCATTGAATTGGCAAGGAGCACCGTATCACGTCGACCTTAATAGTTTAGGTGGAGAAGTGAAATGGCGTCTTGGCGAGGGGCATCTTACCGAAGTCAGTGATGGAGGTGCGCGAGTATTCTCATTGCTCAGCCTTGATTCACTAGTCAGAAAACTCAAACTCGACTTTCGTGATGTGTTTTCAAAAGGCTTTTTCTACAATCAAATAACTGGCTCAATGCAAATAAAGTCAGGGATTGCTTACACTCAAGATACAAAAATGGATGGCGTTCCAGCGGACCTTACCATAAAGGGATACGCGAATTTAGCCACGAGAGAGATAGAATATGATTTATCCGTTGCGCCTCAAGTAACATCGAGTTTACCCGTTATTGTTGCTTGGATGGTTAATCCGGTATCAGGGTTGGCTGCGCTCGCTTTAGATAAAGTCGTACACTCTGCTCGAGTTATATCTGAAATTAAGTTTAAGGTTTCGGGGACAATGGATGAGCCGCATGTGACTGAAATTGATAGGAAAAGTCGCGAGGTGGAATTACCACAAGCCGCACAGAGTCAGCCACCAGAGGAACAGAACGATCCAGCAATCGAGCAACAACAAGATGCAATGGACATGTCGGAACAAACTCAGGGTATTTCATTATGA
- a CDS encoding Maf family protein yields the protein MARKIYLASASPRRRELVEQLGYQFEQFSVDADESLLDSESPREYVERLARLKAESGVALGYTSYPVLGSDTSVVVDGQILGKPESYEDFQRMMTLLSGRTHEVLTGIAFATKHSTISDVVVTQVTFKALTEAEVESYWQTGEPADKAGGYGIQGFGGRFVTNLEGSYFAVMGLPLYETDRLLTRFLAEAK from the coding sequence ATGGCTCGAAAAATCTATTTAGCGTCAGCTTCACCTCGTCGTCGAGAGCTTGTGGAGCAACTTGGCTATCAATTTGAACAATTCTCCGTAGATGCCGATGAAAGTTTACTTGATTCTGAATCCCCTCGCGAATACGTTGAACGTTTAGCTCGTTTGAAGGCCGAATCAGGTGTTGCGCTTGGTTACACGAGTTACCCTGTACTTGGTAGCGACACCTCTGTTGTTGTGGACGGACAAATTCTTGGGAAACCTGAGAGTTATGAAGACTTTCAACGTATGATGACGCTGCTATCTGGCCGCACCCATGAAGTATTAACTGGTATTGCATTTGCGACTAAGCATTCAACTATCAGTGACGTTGTAGTGACTCAAGTCACGTTCAAAGCATTGACCGAAGCCGAGGTTGAGTCTTACTGGCAAACAGGTGAGCCTGCGGATAAAGCCGGTGGATATGGAATTCAGGGGTTTGGCGGCCGATTTGTCACCAATCTCGAAGGTAGCTATTTTGCGGTGATGGGCTTACCTTTATATGAAACGGATAGGCTGTTAACACGTTTTTTAGCGGAGGCGAAATGA
- the mreD gene encoding rod shape-determining protein MreD, with product MKSAHFLISVSVFAALVMALMPLPLSFEPFRPDWVLLVLMYWSLAVPHRVNLGWAWITGLIMDLAMGSTLGVNSLTYSVCIYITASNYQKIRNFSIWQQAVLIGLFLTLYHLLQFWLNHFLMDIFFNPQYLWPAGVGMLCWPWVFLLLRKYRRHFRIR from the coding sequence ATGAAGTCGGCTCATTTTTTAATTTCCGTGTCCGTGTTTGCAGCTTTAGTTATGGCGCTGATGCCATTGCCGCTATCCTTTGAACCGTTTCGTCCCGATTGGGTGCTGCTGGTGCTGATGTATTGGTCACTCGCTGTGCCGCATCGTGTCAATCTAGGATGGGCCTGGATCACCGGTTTGATTATGGATTTAGCCATGGGTTCAACACTTGGTGTGAATTCATTGACGTATTCGGTTTGTATATATATTACCGCTAGCAATTATCAGAAAATTCGCAACTTTTCAATTTGGCAGCAAGCGGTGCTTATTGGGTTGTTCTTAACGCTTTATCATTTACTGCAATTCTGGCTCAATCATTTTTTAATGGATATCTTTTTTAATCCGCAATATTTGTGGCCTGCAGGGGTGGGTATGCTTTGTTGGCCTTGGGTCTTTTTGTTATTAAGAAAATACCGTCGTCATTTTAGGATCCGTTAA
- the mreC gene encoding rod shape-determining protein MreC, producing MNLLFGRTISLQLRLSVAVVLSIALIVGDRYTVGGSMVRTGLNTLVSPLLYLANVPYELLNLSVQNLQTKEQLRLENEQLKEKQLMQGEQLQQLAFLLKENKELRALLGSSAREANRRLIAQVLSVHSNPYSHQVVINRGTVDGAFEGQPVIDEMGIVGQLLKVGTTTSRVILMTDTTHATPVRILRNDVRTVVEGIGKLDKMRLSHVPHSLDIRIGDVLVTSGLGGTFPEGYPVAVVTEINRDEGRPFAQVYAEPVAQLDRIRLLVLLWKQREGQP from the coding sequence ATGAATCTATTATTTGGCCGAACAATCTCTTTACAACTGCGACTGTCTGTCGCAGTTGTGCTTAGTATTGCACTCATTGTTGGTGACCGTTACACCGTAGGTGGCTCAATGGTCCGAACAGGGTTGAATACGCTAGTTAGTCCCTTGTTATACCTTGCTAATGTGCCTTATGAGCTTCTTAACTTAAGTGTGCAAAATCTACAAACGAAAGAACAATTACGTCTTGAAAACGAACAGCTGAAGGAAAAACAGCTGATGCAAGGCGAGCAATTGCAGCAGTTGGCGTTCTTACTCAAAGAAAATAAAGAATTGCGGGCGCTGCTAGGTTCATCGGCACGAGAAGCTAATCGACGCTTAATTGCGCAAGTGCTATCTGTTCACTCTAATCCTTATAGTCATCAAGTCGTGATCAACCGTGGTACTGTAGATGGTGCTTTCGAAGGTCAGCCTGTGATCGACGAAATGGGCATAGTGGGTCAGCTCTTAAAAGTAGGCACAACGACTTCCCGAGTGATCTTAATGACGGACACTACCCACGCGACGCCGGTTCGTATCTTACGTAATGATGTCCGAACGGTGGTAGAAGGTATCGGTAAGCTTGATAAAATGCGTTTGTCTCATGTACCTCATAGCCTTGATATCCGCATTGGTGACGTACTGGTCACATCAGGACTCGGTGGCACCTTCCCTGAAGGATACCCCGTTGCCGTGGTGACGGAAATTAACCGTGATGAAGGACGTCCGTTTGCACAGGTCTATGCTGAGCCTGTTGCTCAGTTAGATCGTATTCGCCTGTTGGTGCTCTTGTGGAAACAACGAGAGGGGCAGCCATGA
- a CDS encoding rod shape-determining protein: MFKKLRGLFSNDLSIDLGTANTLIYVKEEGIVLNEPSVVAIRQERAGGPKSVAAVGTVAKQMLGRTPGNIKAIRPMKDGVIADFYVTEKMLQHFIKQVHNNNFMRPSPRVLICVPCGATQVEKRAIRESAMGAGAREVYLIEEPMAAAIGAGLPVSEATGSMVVDIGGGTTEVAIISLNGIVYSSSVRIGGDKFDEAIINYVRRNFGSLIGEATAEHIKHEIGSAWKSETPIEIEVRGRNLAEGVPRSFILNSHEILDALQEPLMGIVSAVRVALEQSPPELASDISAHGMVLTGGGALLKDLDRLLMEETGIPVVIADDPLTCVARGGGKALEMIDMHGGDVFSYD, encoded by the coding sequence ATGTTTAAAAAATTACGCGGATTATTTTCGAACGATTTGTCGATTGACCTTGGTACGGCAAACACACTTATTTATGTAAAAGAAGAAGGCATTGTACTCAATGAGCCTTCCGTAGTTGCAATCCGTCAAGAACGTGCGGGTGGCCCGAAATCGGTAGCTGCGGTAGGTACCGTCGCGAAACAAATGCTGGGTCGTACACCAGGCAATATCAAAGCGATCCGTCCGATGAAAGACGGTGTCATAGCTGACTTTTACGTCACTGAAAAAATGTTGCAGCACTTCATCAAACAAGTGCATAACAATAACTTTATGCGTCCAAGTCCACGAGTACTCATTTGTGTACCATGTGGTGCAACGCAAGTAGAAAAACGTGCTATCCGTGAATCAGCTATGGGTGCGGGTGCAAGAGAAGTTTACCTAATCGAAGAACCAATGGCAGCCGCGATTGGCGCAGGTTTACCAGTGTCAGAAGCAACAGGCTCTATGGTTGTTGATATTGGTGGTGGTACCACGGAAGTGGCAATTATTTCCCTGAACGGTATTGTGTATTCCTCTTCAGTTCGTATTGGCGGTGATAAGTTTGACGAAGCGATTATCAACTACGTGCGTCGTAATTTCGGTAGTTTGATTGGTGAAGCAACCGCTGAACACATCAAACATGAAATCGGTTCTGCTTGGAAAAGTGAGACACCAATCGAGATTGAAGTACGTGGTCGCAATTTAGCTGAAGGTGTACCTCGTTCATTCATTCTTAATTCGCATGAGATCTTAGATGCATTGCAAGAGCCATTAATGGGGATTGTGAGTGCGGTTCGCGTGGCGCTTGAGCAATCTCCACCGGAACTTGCGTCAGATATTTCCGCACACGGTATGGTACTCACGGGCGGTGGTGCGTTGTTGAAAGATCTTGACCGACTGCTAATGGAAGAAACGGGTATTCCGGTCGTTATCGCTGATGATCCACTGACTTGCGTTGCAAGAGGTGGCGGTAAAGCGCTAGAAATGATAGATATGCACGGTGGCGACGTATTTAGCTACGACTGA